The Camelus bactrianus isolate YW-2024 breed Bactrian camel chromosome 13, ASM4877302v1, whole genome shotgun sequence nucleotide sequence TTAGTAGATAGAAAATGCCACTGAAGCCCTTTCAGCAGGGGGAGATGGGAAATCAGTAGAGGCTTCTTGAAGGAGGTGGCATTTGCCTAAGGTTTGGCAGAGGGTGATGCAGCGGACTCTCCATAGTAAATGAAGAGGGTGGAAAATGCCGGCTATAGCTCAGACATTGAGACAGGGTAATGGGACCAGAAAGATAAGCTGACGTCTCAATGTGAGGTGGAGAAAGCCCTAAAGGCCAAGGGTTTGGCCTTACTTCAGTAGGCAGTGGGGCGGCATTGCGAGTCTTTGAGCAGAATTGACTGCCTTCCTGAGGCCACAGCAGCTGCATGGTTTCCTGGCTGGTTCAGGAATCTTACCCAGGTTTCATCAACTTCTTCCACTTTCCAAACGTTGACATCACCCCCCTACACTCCCCCAAATGCCTCTTTCTGGtttgggagaggaaggggaggggtgcTCATAGGAGGCCCGAGACCTGCGTGGGGCTGGGCAGGACTCATGCCCCGCTCCCATCCCTTCCTCTTTGCAGTTCATTCTCATCTTCACGGTGATCCAGTACCAGCCAATCACCTACAACCACTACCAGTATCCAGGCTGGGCCGTGGCCATCGGCTTCCTCATGGCTCTGTCCTCTGTCATTTGCATTCCACTCTACGCCCTGGTCCAGCTCTGCCGCACAGAAGGGGATACACTCCTCCAGGTGAGGTGTCAGGGCAGGGGGCAGCCAAGTCAAAGGAGTGGGTGGAAGGATGGGGCTTAAGGGTTCCCTTCTGATGAGCCCTGCCTGACCGTATCCCACACCTCTGCCTCTCCTGCAGCGTTTGAAAAATGCCACAAAGCCAAGCAGAGACtggggccctgccctcctggagcatCGAACTGGGCGCTACGCCCCCACCATTCCACCGTCTCCTGAAGATGGGCTTGAGGTCCAGCCGCTGCACCCGGACAAGGCCCAGATCCCCATGGTGGGCAGTAATGGCTCCAGCCGCCTGCAGGACTCCCGGATATGAGCACAGCTGCCGGGGGAGTGCCCTACCCCCGCCCTGTGCTACCACCACAGAGACTGGGGAGGCAGTGGACAAGTGTCACCGCCTGCCCCCACAATGCCCTGGCCAGGGTGGTTCCTGTCACCTTGGCCACCACTGCTAGCGCGGTCATTCGTGCTCGTGTCCCTAGTGTTTACAGGTCCTTGGATGCCAAGATGGCAGCTGGGGGGTGTGGGCAATGGGAGGGTTGCTGGGGGGAGCCCAAAGCACTTTGAAGGGGGGGAAATCTCAGGCCAGGTCCCCAGAGACCTGTGGGGCTTTACGTGGCCTCCGATGCCCTCACATTTTGCCCTGAGCTGAGGTTCTGGGTGGGCCCCCTACCTGTCCCTTTCCTTGAGCCTTCAGCCTCCTGACCAGTGTTCCTGCCCTCAGAGCAGACCCCCGCCTCTACCCAGGCCAATTTGGATCTTCCTTCCTGGGGGCAGGGTAAGGGGCCAGGGGGCTGTGCAGTGTTACGTGTCAGTCTGTGCTGCCCAGCCATTTGTCTgtgtaattatttttgtaaaaactgTCTTATCTGTGGTTGCCACCCCTTGCCCCTGGCCTCAGGCCCCATCCGTCTTCCGGGCCTGCCTGCACCTCACTCGGCTGCTCTGGGCTTTCTGCATCTCCTGCCAGCCAGCAGAGGCCCATGACCCCACAGCCTGCCCAAAGCACTCATTCctggggggtaggggtgggtgaTGCTCAGCAGGAGGTTGGAGCCTGgagccctggggaaggggacccTACCTGACACCCCCTTGCCCTCACTCCACCAGGCTAAAGGCCCAGTCTTTCCAAACTGGGCTGCCCTTGTTAATGTGCCAAATGGCCCCAGCCCATGTGCCCCACCTCCTCTCTGGAGCCAGAGCTCCTTCCCCCAAGCCCTGCAGTGTCTGTCTGTCCTCTGTGCCCCTCTGTGCTGTGACAGCCCCAGAAGAGCCACCTCTAATCCTCTGTAGCAATAACGGTGCGCCGCCCACCTTGCCCATCCGTGCACCACTAGGATTTTAAAGTCCATAGATTTTAATGAAATTTCTATTCCTGTCTCTGAGCAGCTGCTGTGCTTTATCTGGGTTCCCCCAGGGGAATAAGAGTCAGGGCTGAGATGAGACCTCTTCCCACCAGGCCTTTGAGGGATGCCTGGGAGGAGACAGGCCAAAGGCTATGATGGTCAGACCTGGTGAGGGGGCGGGGTGACAGACAGCCTCGGGATCCTGCTGAGGGCTGATCCAAGACCAGATCTGAAGTGGGCTGGCTCACAGCAGCTGAGAGGTGGCAGCAGCAGATGGGGCGAATGCCAGCAGAAGCTGAAGCCTCTTTCCTGACTGACCCTTCAGGTTGGGGTCTGGGGTGTTGAGCTAGACATTGGAGTGGACATTAGCCTTTTCCTGGGGCTGCACTGAAGCTTCCGCCCCCAGCGGCAGGTGGCAGCCGGACCTCGGGGCTTGGGGCAGCACTCCAGAGGAGGAACAGGCAGGCAGCACTGGAGAGGCCTGGTCCAAACTCCAGCAGCCCCACGGAGGCAAGGCAAGGGTCTGAGACCCTGGCTGGAGGACCCCAAGGGCCACTGCCTGGACAGGAGGGAGTAGCTGTGAGGGGGCCATGGCCTGACCCTTAGCCCGCCCCGTCCAGCAGTTCATCTGCTCTGGTTTACCTGTGGCTGGGGGAGACCGGGGAGGGCCTCGGAGGTGACTGCAGAGCTCGTTGCATGGCTGCcttctgttcctttagctctggAGGAGAGGTCTGTCTGAGACAGCTCTTCTGGCATGTGTACAGGAGTGGGGCAAGGACAGGGGCCTGCTCAGGGTCCTCACCTGCCAGGGTGGGCTCTAGGGTTGCCTCGGAGGGCTGGGGTGCCCCTGTGTACTCCCCTTCCAGGCAGCGCTGCAGGAAAAGCCAGCTCAGTGCCCCGACCtgatggcggggggggggggggggacgtggggggggggcagggcaggATGCAGAGGCCAAGatccctggggcagagcccagaAACCAGCCCATGCAGGCTCCTCATCCCAACCACCTGAGGGCGGCCCAGGGTAACGCCAGCCTCCCTGAGAAGCCAGGTTTGGCCAGTAGGTGGCAGGCCTGGACCCAGAGAAGGCTGCAAAAGACCCAGGGCAAATCCAGCAGGCTAATCTAAAAGTGCTGGCCTTGCATTTAGGGGCTCAATGAGAACCTTGGGCTTCTGGATTCATACTCTTGGGAAGTGTGCATACATGATGAAACGGCCACAGGACTCGCACAAACTTTGCATGCACgtacacgcgcgcgcacacacacacgcatgtggATATCACACACCAGGTGAGAGATGGCAGAAAGGCTCTGGGGGCGAGGAGGCCCAGGGCTGCAGCTTACCTGAAGGATGGGAATCTCCCTCTCCAACATACGACACTCCTCCTCCAGCAGGGCCCTGGGACACGAGGGAGCATGGCACCAGCAGCAGCGTTGCTGGCCCAGGTCTCAGCTGCGCCCTCCACACATGCCAACTTCCAGCCTCACCAGGAGCCCTTCCAGGCCCCTCCTTTCTCAGCCCACCTTTCCCTCCGCTACCCCAGCACAGCCTTGCAGCCCCTGCCAGCCTCTTCCTGGGTGAGAAGTGTCCTCTCCTTGCCTTCCTCCCAGCACCCACCCCAGCGGGCACAATTCTCTCTTCTGCATAAGTGCCCTGGGCCAGCGAGTCCTCCTGCCTTCATTCTTTCCCACAGCATAGACCTTCCCCTGCTTAAAAACTCTTCTGTGGTCTATCTCTCCATCATCCTCTCAAGATAAAAGTCCCCAGAACACAGCCCCTGCTGGCATCTGTTCTTGGCTACTTCCTGGCAGCAACCTCACCAGCCCTGCAAAGCCTGCCCCTTCCACTTCTCAGCCCCATTCTCCCGGTCTCCCCACCAGGTGTGCTGCCTCCTTTCTCTCATACTCCCAGAGTATTACGGTCCATCCCCCATCCCATCCGCCCGGTCTCCATCCCCAGTGCATACACTCAGGGGCCTCACCGCAGGTGTCTGGCCACCTGGTCAATGTTGTACACATTCAGTTGGTCGATGATGCTGAGGTCTCTGGGACAGCTGCTGGCAGATGAAGTCAACATTACTTTACCATGTTGTTTCACTCCAGGCCTTCAGTACACAAAAGCCATTTCTCCTAGAGAATTTTGTGTCTTTACTCACGAAGGCAACATAATACCATACAAAGAGGAGTTCTGGAGCCTGGGTTTGCAAATGGGCTTTGCCACCCTTCACTGTGTGTGGCTTCACTGTGTGTGTGGCAAATCGATTATCCTTTCTGagttttagtttcctcatttgcaaaatggggacATCACCCATTTCATAAGGATGTGTAAGAATTAGAAATAAGTTGCTGCCGTTCACTTAACGTGTTCCTGCTCATTTATCTCATTCAGCCCCCAGCCCTTTCCAGTCCAGCCCTTAATCCTGTTCTCAAAGCCTGAGGAACAACTGACCACTGGGTGAAACCTTCCACCCATGTCTGTATATGGTGTTCCCTCTTCCTGAAAAGCTCTTCTTGCTTTATCTGTCCGGAAGTCTGTTCCTCAGACTCTAAGACTCAGCTCAAACCAAGCTCCCAGGCTTCACACGTGTCTCTTGGGCTTCTGCAGCCCTCATGGGCTGATTCCTACCACAAGTGTCTGTGGAAATGTCCAGACCCAGACCAGGAGCTCCTCCATGCAGCCAGGCAGGACCCACCAGTTTGCTGGGGCCCTCTGCCAAGCAGGGACAGATCCCTCCTTTCCTACCACTTTACCTGGATTCACCAGCCCTCATCTGGAATATTTCCTGTTCTGGCAAATCACACCTGGGCTCTTCCAAGGCAAAGCGCAGGATCCTGGGGCTATACTGGGCCCAAGCCTGGGTCTGGTCCCTGTGGAAGGAGCGTACAAAGGAAACTCAGGGGCTTCTTCCCGGGAACCAAAGGAAAGGCGACTCTGGCTCCTTGTCAGATGCAGGGCTAGCCCACTTGAGTTCTGGTCTGAGGCGCCCACCTGCCCTCACAGATGGCCTTCTGGCGGAGACCTTGGAGCAGCTGCAGCAGTTCCCGGCGCACGAGATCTCTTAGAAGGGGCGGCGGTGCCAGAAGGGAGGAAGGGTGAAAGGTGGGGCGGGAGCCAGGGGCTTGGGAGGATCGAGCCTCTCGGAGCAGTGATCGTAGCATCACCACCTGCAAAGAGAGCTGGGACACCTTGCGACTGCGGAGGTAAGTGAGGGGAGTGAGGGGACCTGGGGAGTGAGGGGCAGGGCAGAGTTAAACTGGAGATGGTTGGTCGGACAGTGAGATCAGACCAGACCTCGAGAGTTACCGGGCAGGGTCACGGACCCGGAGGGGGTGGGGAAATTAGCCGAGTCGTAGGACAGGCCAAGGTGGTGCCCACCTTCCCACGCCCCACCTCTGCCCGCAGCTCCAGGCTCAGGTCCACTGCCGTCTCCCCTAGAATTCTCTTTACTTCGGGCTGCTCCGGGAGCGGAACGTGCTCCTCCACCAGCTCCCACAGCGACGGGGAGTTCTCAGACATGGCCTGCCGGGCCGCCGCCCGCCGATGCGCGGCCCCAGGCTTGGACCTGTGAGACATCAGGTCGGAGGGCCGGGTTACTGGGAGACCGCGGATTGCCCAGGACCGGGCACGCCCGCTCACTTCCCGCCCCTTCCTGGCCTCACGGGCCACGCCCGCAGGCTGTCACGTGGGCCGGCCTCTCCCAAGCCCCATCCCCGTTCTGCCACCAGTCCCCACGGCTGGAGTTGCCTGGTCCAGAGCCGCCGGTCTCTCGGGGCTGTCTTTCCTACCTCGCTCCTGGCTGACTCCCGCAGGCTGAGGTTCCTGGTCGCGGCCCCAGGAACCGGGCAGCGGAGGCCTGGGCCCTAACCCTGCCGCTTCCGCGCAGCCATCACCCGGGAAACAGGGCCGCtacccaggccccgcccccagagggccccgcccccgcccactcCGAGTCTGGAGAGCGACGCGCGCTCGCGGAGTCGACCCTCACAGCCGTGCTAGGTGGTTTTGGAGTCCCAACCATCCCCACCGCCCTGACCCCAAGCACCTTTCGGCTTCAGGGCAGGTGAAAGAACCATGAAATCTGAGTCCACTAGGTTTATTACTTCCCTGCCTCTTCTGGCCCGGAGGCAGCGGCAGGGTAAACTTTTCCGCGGTCCAGCCCGCGGAAGTCTAGCGAAAGGCTGCGCTTGAAGAGGCCTGGGGAACTAGAACAGCCCGGGGCAGACCCATAGGTAGGGCCAGGCGCTCTCCCACAACACACTCTGAGCCTGGGTTTAGGGATCCAGATCCCATCAACAACAGACAAAGGGGCTGCTCCATTCACGTTTTTTACTAAAGCACCCACACAAGTTTCTGTGCAATGTACATACACGAGCCGGCCCTGGGGCTGCTGCCTTCTCTCTGAGAGGGGGAGGCGGGAACCAGATTGACTGATCCAAGCCCCACCCGCCCCCATGCAAAGCCCAACCCCAAGATCCCAGGCAGCGACACAGCACCCCCTCTGGTCCCCTCCTGGGGCTGCTCCTCAGCAGGGGGCGCACTGGAGTTTGCCCTACAATGTTGAATGAAAAAGGTTTCCCCTCCCCTGGGAGCGTGGGGGATCCCCAGGTCTGAGAATTCCCCCTGGAAGCAACATTGCCCCTAGTCATACCTCCCACTCTACCAGGCCCTAGGGGACTCAagggggggaaactgaggcacagagaggtggagTGACCTGGCCCAGGCCACTCGGTGAGGCAGTGCAGGGGCTGGCCCAACCCTGACAGTGAGGTGGGGCtggactggggagggaggagcaggaagaaGGGTTGACCCCATAGAGGGCCACACTTGAGGGGCTTGCCCAGGATGGAAGCCCCCCAAAGTAGGTTCTGAAACTTCCAGGTGCAGCTGGGGGCCTCCTAAAGACCCTCAGAAAACAGAGCCC carries:
- the CCDC24 gene encoding coiled-coil domain-containing protein 24 isoform X3, which produces MSENSPSLWELVEEHVPLPEQPEVKRILGETAVDLSLELRAEVVMLRSLLREARSSQAPGSRPTFHPSSLLAPPPLLRDLVRRELLQLLQGLRQKAICEGRDQTQAWAQYSPRILRFALEEPRCDLPEQEIFQMRAGESSSCPRDLSIIDQLNVYNIDQVARHLRALLEEECRMLEREIPILQRCLEGEYTGAPQPSEATLEPTLAELKEQKAAMQRALQSPPRPSPVSPSHSGPWGPPARVSDPCLASVGLLEFGPGLSSAACLFLLWSAAPSPEVRLPPAAGGGSFSAAPGKG
- the CCDC24 gene encoding coiled-coil domain-containing protein 24 isoform X1: MSENSPSLWELVEEHVPLPEQPEVKRILGETAVDLSLELRAEVVMLRSLLREARSSQAPGSRPTFHPSSLLAPPPLLRDLVRRELLQLLQGLRQKAICEGRDQTQAWAQYSPRILRFALEEPRCDLPEQEIFQMRAGESSSCPRDLSIIDQLNVYNIDQVARHLRALLEEECRMLEREIPILQRCLEGEYTGAPQPSEATLEPTLAELKEQKAAMQRALQSPPRPSPVSPSHRQWPLGSSSQGLRPLPCLRGAAGVWTRPLQCCLPVPPLECCPKPRGPAATCRWGRKLQCSPRKRLMSTPMSSSTPQTPT
- the CCDC24 gene encoding coiled-coil domain-containing protein 24 isoform X2, with amino-acid sequence MSENSPSLWELVEEHVPLPEQPEVKRILGETAVDLSLELRAEVVMLRSLLREARSSQAPGSRPTFHPSSLLAPPPLLRDLVRRELLQLLQGLRQKAICEGRDQTQAWAQYSPRILRFALEEPRCDLPEQEIFQMRAGESSCPRDLSIIDQLNVYNIDQVARHLRALLEEECRMLEREIPILQRCLEGEYTGAPQPSEATLEPTLAELKEQKAAMQRALQSPPRPSPVSPSHRQWPLGSSSQGLRPLPCLRGAAGVWTRPLQCCLPVPPLECCPKPRGPAATCRWGRKLQCSPRKRLMSTPMSSSTPQTPT